One region of Oryza sativa Japonica Group chromosome 5, ASM3414082v1 genomic DNA includes:
- the LOC4338943 gene encoding uncharacterized protein, translating to MAAAADATTAMTIDFLRARLLSERSVSRAAKERADQLTKRVAELEEQVRAVTAQRRKAERAAGEVLAILESQGLARFSDVADSGSGSDDEDGLESAESGSKARGDAEDALSGSEFGGTATAAAAGGLSWKGRAASHESQRRRQQQQQQLKGRHLRPRHSHRRGYFYLVAADSSPKYHPGQSCRKVKRKELRLHTEGDEGKDNAMESTEEGHERSDCTVCTDEQPDIDGEVSQDGQGSCGNGRDGDDDNPYTVEYEKDGEMERVLEKQAELIEQYEEEEYAQREWERKFNNSRDSTAGDVELCNKLNQIEKACEQRDKAAQIKDKEVSEVGGPSDKNLFANDSPSECLSTDSVSGVPQNAPEENAIKHCKVTECDHDFGEATSTVVSVDSGPQIRKDELVDKSFTEIIEGSGNNIEKLSSSLQRNYESVQNARHNEDGVDESSDGGPGYHVNACSYEHYINTPSVASRSSDTPKSKVSEWSSSCFHNHTDNQIDTQMHQPSSDGVGGVLEALQRAKMSLREKLSKPSPPSLEMLALPAPEYHYATDDSPVRDTELSLCMSTFPSQEILALPEPAEYRSRIIPRDDVKVPVGLAGLFRLPTDSFAQNELCSADGYHSRFSLTATSRENLSNHFRANLSLSRYGSEFSPDPCFSARNSMLLSTPTFGGCSNPVSDFRVGDAYFPSEVPRSSNRRGMPSGDQGMLFHFAGDYCSNKWTL from the exons atggcggcggcggcggacgcgacgacggcgatgacaatcgacttcctccgcgcgcgcctCCTCTCCGAGCGCTCCGTCTCCCGCGCCGCCAAGGAGCGCGCCGACCAGCTCACCAAGCGG gtggCGGAGCTGGAGGAGCAGGTGCGGGCGGTGACGGCGCAGCGCCGGAAGGCGGAGCGTGCCGCGGGGGAGGTGCTCGCCATCCTCGAGTCCCAGGGCCTCGCCCGCTTCTCCGATGTGGCGGATTCCGGTTCAGGTTCCGACGATGAGGACGGCCTCGAGTCCGCCGAGAGCGGCAGCAAGGCTCGTGGGGACGCGGAGGATGCGCTGTCGGGGTCAGAGTTTGGAGGCACTGctactgcggcggcggccggggggcTGTCGTGGAAGGGCCGCGCCGCGAGCCACGAGTcgcagaggcggcggcagcagcagcagcagcaactgaAAGGCAGGCATCTTAGGCCGAGGCATAGCCATAGGAGAGGCTACTTTTACTTGGTGGCCGCGGATTCGTCGCCCAAGTACCACCCAGGGCAATCGTGCCGGAAGGTCAAGAGGAAGGAGCTGAG GCTTCACACTGAAGGAGACGAGGGGAAGGACAATGCCATGGAAAGTACTGAGGAGGGGCACGAGAGATCAGATTGTACTGTCTGTACTGATGAGCAGCCTGATATTGATGGTGAGGTGAGCCAAGATGGGCAGGGTTCCTGTGGCAATGGAAGAGATGGAGATGATGACAATCCATATACTGTTGAGTATGAGAAGGATGGGGAGATGGAGAGAGTTCTTGAAAAGCAGGCAGAGTTAATTGAGCAATACGAGGAAGAAGAATATGCTCAGAGGGAGTGGGAAAGGAAATTCAACAATTCCCGTGATTCAACTGCG GGTGATGTTGAGCTATGCAATAAGCTAAATCAAATTGAAAAGGCTTGTGAGCAGAGGGACAAAGCTGCTCAGATCAAGGATAAAGAAGTTTCTGAAGTGGGAGGGCCAAGTGACAAAAATCTCTTTGCCAATGACAGTCCCTCTGAATGTTTGTCAACTGATTCTGTTTCCGGAGTGCCCCAAAATGCACCAGAAGAAAATGCTATTAAGCATTGCAAAGTTACTGAGTGTGATCATGATTTTGGGGAAGCTACTTCAACAGTTGTTTCTGTTGATAGTGGCCCACAGATTAGGAAGGATGAGTTGGTAGACAAAAGTTTCACTGAAATTATTGAAGGAAGTGGGAATAATATAGAGAAGTTGTCCTCTTCACTACAAAGAAACTACGAAAGTGTCCAAAATGCAAGACATAATGAAGATGGAGTAGATGAAAGCTCAGACGGTGGTCCAGGCTACCATGTAAATGCTTGCTCTTATGAGCACTACATCAACACACCATCAGTTGCTAGCCGATCAAGTGACACCCCTAAAAGCAAAGTCTCTGAATGGAGCTCATCATGCTTTCACAACCACACTGATAACCAGATTGACACACAGATGCATCAACCTTCAAGTGATGGTGTGGGAGGTGTTTTGGAGGCCCTTCAACGTGCCAAGATGTCCCTTAGAGAAAAGCTGAGCAAACCAAGTCCACCTAGCCTGGAAATGTTAGCACTTCCAGCACCAGAGTATCACTACGCAACGGATGATTCGCCAGTCAGAGACACAGAGCTTTCACTTTGCATGTCAACGTTTCCTAGCCAGGAAATATTGGCGCTACCAGAACCAGCAGAGTATCGCAGCAGGATCATACCACGGGATGACGTGAAAGTGCCGGTGGGCCTTGCTGGTTTGTTCCGGTTGCCAACAGACTCTTTTGCTCAAAATGAGTTGTGTTCAGCTGATGGCTATCATTCAAGGTTCAGTTTGACAGCAACAAGTCGGGAAAACCTCTCAAATCATTTCAGGGCAAATCTGTCACTTTCACGATATGGCTCCGAGTTCTCACCGGATCCTTGTTTCAGTGCTCGTAATTCTATGTTGCTGTCGACACCAACTTTTGGTGGATGTAGCAACCCAGTGTCAGATTTCAGAGTAGGCGACGCTTATTTCCCCTCTGAAGTTCCAAGGTCTAGCAATAGAAGAGGGATGCCTTCTGGAGATCAAGGGATGCTGTTCCATTTTGCTGGCGATTACTGCTCGAATAAGTGGACGTTATAG